The window gagcttgtaagtctaagttcaggaccaagtatccttaacttttgaacttgtaactgtaagttaaggactacccgtccttaatttttgaatttgcaactctaacttcaggaccaagtgtccttaatttttgaacttccactctaagttcaggaccaattatccttaacttatgagcttgttactctaagttcaTGACTAATTGTCCTTTAATTTATGAGCTAGTAAGTCTAAGtccaggaccaagtgtccttaacttttgaacttgtaattgtaaGTTAAGAACttcctgtccttaacttttgaatttgtaactctaacttcaggaccaagtgtccttaatttttgaactttcactctaagttcaggaccaattgtccttaacttatgcgcttgttactctaagttcaTGACTAATTGTCCTTTAATTTATAAGCtagtaagtctaagttcaggaccaagtgtccttaacttttgaacatataactgtaagttaaggacatcatgtccttaaatTTTGAATTTACAACTCTAACTTCAGGACTAAGTGTTCTAAACTTATGACCTtgttactgtaagttcaggaccaagtgtccttaattagGAATTGAGAActaacttataaactttctaactttgatattttcaaaattttctggggacaaactgatatatatatatatgctgagGATAATGGTGTGAGAAAGAAGTCATTAAAATTGTACCATCaaaaaatcagtagaaaaatgtTCTTCCTTGAGCTTGCAGATAGTAGCTTTGTACTTGATGATAAGGTTTGATAATTCACAaggcatttattttctttcttattaatttattattttttatttatttatgactgatggatttgttttctttttttgcctttttatgaAGCATATTGACATTGCCCTGTATTATTTGAGAAGAATGAATGCTACCACCATTGCGCCCATCCTTTTCATTGCACAACTACATATATACTTTTTGATAACTATATGCTAATTGTGTATAAGAATTTCAATGAAGATGCTTCAGATTTGTTTTGGTGTGATGATAATAAGTTGGTTCTCACACCATATGTGTGGGGTGACAATCGTAGATGTGAAATTTCTTGGACAGAGGTTGACAAAATCTTTTTTCCATGTCGGCTTCCTTCAgaaaataatgatgttgtgacaCATTTTCTTTTGGAGGTATTGGACTTGAATGAGAGAAAGATTGATGTGTACGATTCCATATATAGTGAGCCATATGAGCAAGGAATGAAATACATTGAAATGTATGCACGCATGATCCCCCACTTGCTAAAGTTCTCacagtttgagaaaaatcacaagtCTTTTGGAAATGCATTCAACAAATTTGATATTCAGTGGCAAAGATCACCACACCAAATTGGATCGTACGTGTTGTCATTTGctatataatttatatgtactttagatttattttattaaatatattatttaattgaCTCCATATTTTTCTTAGGACTGATTGTGGTGCATTCCTAATCAAGTATGTAGAGTTGTTGATGATGGAAAAGGATGTGGAGAAATTCCAACCTGCGGATATATCAAACTTCAGAAAAGAACTTGTAGCAAATCTTTGGGCACATGGAGAGTGGAAAAGAAATTCTGGTTATGATACACCACCAAAAAATATCGGCGACGACTATGATAGTGAAAATGAAACTTCCTGCCCAAAGGAGCTGTAGTGTAGTTGTAAAGAAAGTCAGCTGTAGTGAAATTGGTATAAAATAGCTGTAAAGAATCCATATGAATTCTGAAATATCCTGTAAATTGTCACAAGACACTTTATTTTGTTTGCATAGCATAATTTTTTGGTCACAGCTATGCTAAATTACAGTTTCAGCAGTAATATGAAGGCATTGTGTtattaatttctttctttctgttaaCTATTGATTTATCCATTTTTTCACAGTTTTAAAGGCCCAATCTTTGATTAAATTGTCTTGAAATTTTTAGAAATTCAAAGAAACACACATTGATTGTTGTAGAACTTCAGAATCTGTGAACTACATCCTTATTTGTTGAAGGATGAAAATAATATTCAtgacatatttttttaaatgtgcTAAACTTCTGGACTATAGATAATAAACTGAGATTTccagaagttaaggacattttAGAAATTTATGTCCTATATATTAGATTCATACTTCAAATGTTCAGGACGTTTCAAAAAATTATGTCATGAAGTCTACTTGTACCAatctcattttaaaaataagatgaaGCAAGCTGTGTTTAACAAGCTGCAGATGTCAATTTTATAACTACTAATTTGTCCATTTTAAATtgctaattttttattaaatctgTAGAGATATAGCAAAAGATACATTAATTGCTGTAGAACTTCAGGACATTATGTTCATAAACGTCCTGATTTGTTGAAGGATGAAAATAATATTCAGGAcatatttttctgaaatgtcctgAACTTCTGGAAATCTAGATAATAATCTGAGATTTtcagaagttaaggacattttagaaatttatgtccttaatattagaTTCATACTTGAAATTTTCAGGACTTGTAAAAGATTATGTCCTTAAGTTTTACTTGTACCAatctcattttaaaaataaagatgtaGCAAGTTGCAGGCGtcaaattatataaagaaaaggaCTTTCTTGTTTACTTACGGCAAGAATAAAATCCCATAAATAATAATTGGTCCGACAAGGGTAAATTGAACTcccataaaaagaaaaagaaacaaagagcaaGTAAGTGCAAAGAAACTTTGAAAATTCAGGACATCTTTATATAACCATCTCCTAATGTTTACTTGCtcaaataaacaacaacaacaacaacccagtaaaatcccactaatggggtctggggagggtagtgtgtacgcagaccttacccctaccccgaaggagtagagaggctgtttctgaaagaccctcggctcaaaaaaaaattaaaaagacaaaatgacaaaaagacaaaaggaaacaatattagtatcacaacaacaatcataggacaAATGAATCTAATTTATAGCAAAAACTTAAAAGAGTAGATAAACATAAGTGGATATATCTATTATTCTCTATGCTTCCTTGAAAATGGATGGATTGCCGGAGAATATATACAAGATGTTCTATTATGACCAATTCTTCTGCAACGACCAcatttgaatgttatttttgatgattcggtAGCTGGAATATGCCTTTTCTTCTGCCTTCTACCAGGCGGGACTTTGAAATCTGGAGGTTTAATAATTTGTGACTTAACACTCTCTGGTATAATCCAAGAATCCGTATGTCCTACAGGATGTATTTGTCGTTCATATGTTTTCAACCAAGATTCCTTTAAGTACCAGTCCGAGCAGAAATTGGACTTCTTGATGTTTCTCTTCTCGATAGCTGCAATTGCTTGTATACATGGTAATTCATCAAATTGAAACTGAAAacaatcacatgttcttttgtttaagtCCACCAAGAAAGTAATTCCTTCTTCCTCAGCTCTAGAACGCCATGAATCAACAGGGAAGACCTTCAAAGTTGAAAAACTATAAGTTAGTACATTATGTTAAATTATCATTAAAATAATAAGCTAAAGTAAGAACATAATACTTACACATTTAAAGTAAAAGCTAAAtctatctttttcttcaattcctcttCTACTCAACAAGAAACGTCATAAAAAGTTCCTtctgcttcatttcttctttcataaaacCAACGTTGTAGCTTCACTTGGATGAAATCCATCATTCTTAATATAGGCAACTCCCTTGCTTCTAATAGCACAGAATTCATTGACTCAACTATgtttgttgtgagcatgtcataTCTTCGTCATGGACTACAAGAACGTGCCCACCTTTCCGGTGGTTCTTCCATCAAGTAGTCAAAAGTCTTCTTATCAACTTTTGCTATATCTAACATGTATAGATCAAATTCTTTGCGCCTGTATACTCTTGCAGCACTTTGGAAAAGTTTTATGACCTCACTTTTCACTTTCCTTCGCTTTAGGTTCTgctccaaatgatagatacaaatCCCATGGTGGCTTTCAGGATATACCTTTGCAATGCCATGTGCAATAGATTGATGCCTGTCCGATAAAAAGATTAAATTGTCACGGCTCCCAATTGCATTGCGAAGCTCACTAAAGTACCACTCATAGGAATTGTTATTTTCAGATTCTGCAATCCCAAAGGCTAGTGGGAATATATGGTTATTTGCTTCCTTTAAAActgaaatcattaaaacaccacgatattttgacttcaaaaaagttgcatcaacaacaatcactggtctacaatgattccaaccagctattgatgatccatatgcataaaacatataaagaaacctaaaaataCAGTTTACCAGAAGGTTAAAAATACAGGACACCAAATCCTTAATATTTTCACTGCAcatatcaaagttaaggacacaatgtccttaacattttcagtgcacacatcaaagttaaggagaacttgtccttaacttttagaATGCACACATCatagttaaggacaccatgtccttaacttttacaatgcacacatcaaagttaaggacaatatgtccttaacattttcactgcacacatcaaagttaaggacatcacGTCCTTAACATTTTcgctgcacacatcaaagttaaggacactatctcattaactttttcactgcacacatcaaagttaaggaaaCCATGCCCTTAACATTTTTACTGCACAcaataaagttaaggacacaacgtccttaactttttcactgcatacatcaaagttaaggacaccatgtccttaactttttcactgcacacatcaaagttaaggacaccatgtccttaatattttcaTTACACACACagcaaagttaaggacacaatgtccttaactttttcactgcatacatcaaagttaaggacaccgtgtccttaacttttacaatgcacacatcaaagttaaggacaccatatcCTTAAGTTTTTCAATGCACATatccaagttaaggacacc is drawn from Nicotiana tabacum cultivar K326 chromosome 9, ASM71507v2, whole genome shotgun sequence and contains these coding sequences:
- the LOC142164127 gene encoding uncharacterized protein LOC142164127, with product MISVLKEANNHIFPLAFGIAESENNNSYEWYFSELRNAIGSRDNLIFLSDRHQSIAHGIAKVYPESHHGICIYHLEQNLKRRKVKSEVIKLFQSAARVYRRKEFDLYMLDIAKVDKKTFDYLMEEPPERSKGVAYIKNDGFHPSEATTLVFPVDSWRSRAEEEGITFLVDLNKRTCDCFQFQFDELPCIQAIAAIEKRNIKKSNFCSDWYLKESWLKTYERQIHPVGHTDSWIIPESVKSQIIKPPDFKVPPGRRQKKRHIPATESSKITFKCGRCRRIGHNRTSCIYSPAIHPFSRKHRE